Genomic segment of Microbacterium sp. BH-3-3-3:
CTCCATTCCGATGGCCGACGCCCAGCGCTCGGGCCCCCGTGACGTCGAGTTCGGCGAGGGGGGCGCGTACGAGGCGCAGCACAAGGCCGTGGCCGAGGTCGTCATGGCCGCTGTCGCCGACGCCGTCGCCGAGGTCGAGTGGGAGCTCGTCTACCAGTCGCGCTCCGGCCCGCCCACGCAGCCCTGGCTCGAGCCCGACGTCAACGACGTGATCGCCGAACTCCCCGGCCGCGGGGTCGAGGCCGTCGCGATCGTGCCGCTCGGCTTCGTCAGCGACCACATGGAGGTGCTCTGGGACCTCGACACCGAGGCCATGGAGGCCGCCGAGGAAGCCGGCATCCGGGCCGTCCGCACGCCCACGCCCGGCGTCGACCCGGCCTACGTCTCGGGCCTCGTCGACCTCGTCGAGGAGCGACTGAACGGCACTCCGAAATCGGAACGCCCGCACCTGACCGACCTGGGGCCGTGGTACGACGTGTGCCGCCCCGGCTGCTGCGAGAACATCCGCGCCGGGTTCAAGCCCGTCGCCGCGGGCGTTCGCCCCTGACCCGATCCGACGCCGCCCGCTCTCTCTTCCGGGGAGCGGGCGGCGTCGTCGCGTCCGCCCCCTGATGTCGGCGGCCGTCAATAAGATGAGCGCATGCGCATCCACATCGGCACCGATCACGCCGGTCTCGAGTTCTCGACCCAGATCCAGCACCACCTCGCCGCCCAGGGGCACGAGGTCGTCGACCACGGCCCCCTCGAGTACGACCCGCTCGACGACTACCCGGCCTTCTGCATCCGCGCCGCTCAAGCGGTCGTGCGTGATCAGGCCGACGGCGTCGACGCGCTCGGCGTCGTCTTCGGCGGCTCAGGCAACGGCGAGCAGATCGCCGCGAACAAGGTGCTGGGCGTGCGCGCCGCGCTGGTGTGGAACGTGTCGACCGCCGAGCTCGCGCGCGAGCACAACGACGCCAACGTCATCTCGATCGGCGCGCGTCAGCACACGTTCGACGAGGCCGCATCGTTCATCGACCGCTTCATCGCGACACCGTTCTCGGGCGAAGAGCGCCACGCGCGCCGGATCGGCCAGCTCGCGGCGTACGAGCAAGACGGCGTGCTGCTGCCCGACCCGCGGGCGGCTCGCGGCGAGAACACCCTGACCGACGCCAGCGACTCGTTCGACCCCGAGGCAGGCTGATGCCCGAAGGGCATTCCGTCCACCGCATCGCGCGGCAGTTCGACCGCAACATCGTGGGGCGCGTCGTGGCGGCATCCAGCCCCCAGGGTCGTTTCGTCGAGGGCGCGTCGGTGCTCGACGGGCGCGAAGCGGTCGAGGTGCGGGCCGTCGCCAAGCAGATGTTCCTGCGGTTCGACGGTGACGTGTGGCTTCGCGTGCACCTGGGCATGTACGGCGCGTGGGACTTCTCGGGCGAGGTGGCGCTCGACGCGACGATCGCCTCGGCGAACGGCCGCATGGGGCACACCAACCAGCGCGGCACCACGTTCGACGACGCGCCGATCCTCGACGCCGCGGGCGAGAACTCCCTGAGCTCGATCGGCGCCCCGCGGCGCGCGCGCGTGCGCATGTCGGAGCAGACGACCGGCCTCGACGAACAGGTCGAGTGGCCGCCGCCGGTGGTCGGCGCCGTGCGGCTGCGTCTTCTCACCGAGACGACGTGCGCCGATCTGCGCGGCCCCACGGCCTGCGTGCTGCAGACGCCCGACGAGGTGGCGGCGGCGATCGCGAAGCTCGGCCCCGACCCTCTCGTCGACGACGTCGCCGAGGGCGAGGAACGCTTCACCGCGACCGTCAAGAAGAAGCCCACCGCCATCGGCCTGCTCCTGATGGATCAGGCCGTGGTCAGCGGAATCGGCAACGTCTACCGCGCCGAGATCCTCTTCCGCGCCCGGCAGAACCCGCACACGCCTGGCCGCGACGTGCCCGAAGAGGTCGTCCGCGGCATGTGGCGCGACTGGGTGCGACTGCTGTCGATCGGCGTCGAGACCGGCCAGATGATGACGATGGACGACCTCGACCCCGGGGCGTATCGCCGTGCCATGGCCCATCGCGACGACCGGCACTGGGTCTACCACCGCGCGGGTCTGCCGTGCCGCGTATGCGGCACCGACATCGTGATGGAAGAGGCGGCGGGGCGCAAGCTGTACTGGTGCCCACGCTGCCAGGCCTGATCTGCCAGGCCTGATCTGCCGGGGACGGTCCCGTCGACGAGCCCGGTGCCTCGCGCGCCGCGTCGGCGGATGAGCCTGGTGAAGCCCGCCGCGTTCTAGGCTGATCCGGTGCGCCAGAACCCCAGCTTCGCGATGACCGACGTCGGTGAGATCCGGCGTCTCATCGACCGCCACCCGTGGGTCACCCTCGTCGGTCAGGGCGACGACGGTCTCGTCGCCTCGCACTATGCGGTCATGCTCGACGACCAGCGCGACGACCTGACCATCGTCGGGCACGTCGGCAAGCCCGACGACGCGATCCTCGGTCTCGGCAACCGCGAGCTGCTCGTGGTGGTGCAGGGCCCGCACGGATGCGTCACTCCCCGGTGGTACGGCGACGTGCCCGCCGTCCCCACCTGGAACTTCGTGTCGGCGCACCTCTCCGGCATCCCGGAGATCCTGACGCCCGACGAGAACCTCCGCGTACTCGAAAGTCTCGTCGAGCGGTTCGAGGGCGGCGCCGACGACGCGCGGACCCTGTACGCCCTGCCGAACGACGCGACGTTCGTCGAACGCCTCGAGCGCGGCACCGTCGGCTTCCGCCTGACACCCACGCGGGTCACGGCCAAACGCAAGCTGAGCCAGAACAAGAGCGCCGAAGTGGTCGAGACCATCGTCGCGGGGCTGTCCGCGCAGCACCCCGAGCTCGCCGGCGAGATGCGCCGCGCCGAAGACGCCCGGGGACGCGCGTGATCGGCGAGCACGTCGGATTCGTCCGCGCCGTGCGGGTGGCGGGGCCGGGTCGTGAGTTCCTCCCCACCTCGGAGCCCGTCGACCTCGTCATCGCCGACGGGGTGATCGCCGACATCGCCCCCACGGGGAATCTCCGGCCCACCGGCGTGGTGGTGGACGGGGAGGGCGGCTGGCTGCTGCCCGGCCTCTGGGACCACCACGTGCACGTGCTGCAGTGGGCCCTGGTCGCCGAGCGCGTGCCGCTCGGCGAGGTCGCCTCGGCGCGCGATGCCGCATCGATCATGGCGTTCGCCCCCGAGAGCGACGGACGCCGCGTCGGCGTCGGCTTCCGCGACGGGCTGTGGCCCGACGAGCCGAGCCTCGCCCTGCTCGACGCCGCGACCGGAGACGGGGCGACGTACCTGGTCAACGCCGACGTGCACAGCGTCTGGATGAACAGCGCCGCGTTCCGTCGCGAGGGCTTCGAGCCCGTGGCGTCCGGGATGCTGCGCGAAGAGGACGCCTTCGAGATCTCGCGCCGACTCAACGCCATGGAGCCGGACCGTGCCGACGACGCCGTCGAGCGCATGGCTCGCGCCGCCGCGGCGCGCGGGATCGTCGGACTCGTCGACCTCGACATGACCTGGAACGACGAGCCCTGGCAACGGAGGGTCGCGCGGGGCTTCGACACGCTCCGCGTCTCGTACGGCACCTACCCGCAGCACCTCGACCGCGCGATCGCCGAGGGCCTGCGCACCGGCGACCGGGTGCGCGGGGCGGCGCACGACCTCGTGCGCGTCGGACCGCTGAAGGCCATCACCGACGGGTCGCTCGGAACCCGCACGGCGGCGTGCGCCCACCACTACCCGGGTGAGATCGGCAACCACGGACTGCTCACCGTGCCCCCCGACGCCCTCGTCGACATGATGACGCGGGCGACCGCCGCGGGGCTCGAGTGCGCGATCCACGCCATCGGCGACGTCGCGAACGCTCACGCTCTCGACGCCTACGCGCGCACCGGCGCGGTGGGCACCATCGAGCACGCGCAGCTCGTCGCGCACGCCGACATTCCGCGTTTCGCCCGGCTGGGAGTCGCGGCGAGCGTGCAACCCGAGCACGCGCTCGACGATCGCGACATGACGGATGCCATCTGGGCCGAGCAATCCGCGCAGCCCTACCCCCTGCGCGCCCTGGTCGACAGCGGGGCGAACGTGCGGTTCGGCTCCGACGCGCCCGTGGCGTCGCTGGATCCCTGGGCGGCGATGGCGTCGGCCGTGTTCCGCACGCGCGACGGGCGCGACGCCTGGCACCCGCACCAGCGGATCGACATCGACACCGCCATCGCGGCATCCACCGCCGGAGGATCGACGACGCCGGCGCAGATCAGCCCCGGGGCCCTGGCGGATCTCGTCATCGTGGGCGACGATCCGCACGCCGCCGACGAGCGGGGCCTGCGCGCCATGCCGGTGCGCACGACGCTGCTCGCGGGGCGCGTGACGCACGGCGCGTGACGCACACGTCCTCGCCGCTTCGGATTCGCGCGCGACGACACCCCCGGCGTCTTGTGCGCGGGGACGACGAAGGGGGCGGCGCCGAAGCACCGCCCCCTTCGTGGAGGAATTACGCCGCGAGGTGCGCGAACAGGAACCAGCGGTCCTTGTCGAGACCGCGCTTGATCTCGATGGCGACGTCCTGGCTGGTCATGTCGAGCTCGTCGAGGCCCTCGATGGCGGCTTCGATGTCGAGCAGGACGGCGTCGATGTCGGCGATGACGGCGCGGATGACGACGTCGGACTGCGCGAAGCCGGCGGGGACCTCGGTGGCCTTCGCCTTGGCCGCGACCGTCGACAGGCGCGCGTCGACGGGCAGGCCCAGGGCGACGATGCGCTCGGCGGCCAGGTCGGCCCAATCCTGCGCGTGAGCCACGACCGTGTCGAGCAGCTCGTGCACGCCGATGAAGTTGGAGCCGCGGACGTGCCAGTGCGCCTGCTTGCCGTTGACGACGAGCGCCTCGAGGCCGATCACGACGGGGGACAGGAACTGCGCGGTGCCGGACGCCATGGTGGAGTCGACGGTGGTGGCGGCGGGGGTGTGAACGGTGCTCATGTTTGCTCCTTAGGCGACGTTCGAAGTCTCGATGGATGCAACGCTACTCACTCGCGGACATTCCGCAAGCAAGATGAGGCTCGGCTAAATACCTGATGAATAGGCAATCCTCACCTATGCTCCCGCCTCCTCGTCGCGAGCGCGAGCCCCGCTCCCACGGTTCCGGCCGCCACGAGCGCGACGGCGGCGAGCGGGTCCGTGCCACGCCCCGTCCGGGGCAGCGCATCGCCGGGCGATCGGGGCGAGTCCGGGTCGGCGCCCTCGACGTACTCGCTGAGCCGCACGACGGGCGTGGCGCTCGTCGCCGCCCGTCGCATGTCGTTGCCCGCCGCGGCATCCATCCGCACGCCGATCGCGATGCGCACCGTTCCGCCGACGGGGATGACGGCGCTGCGCCATTCGGCGCCCGGCGCGACCGTCTGATCGTCGACGGCGAGTCGCAGGGCCCCCGCCAAGGTGGGGCGCGTCCCGTCGGCGCCCGGGAGGTCGAGGCGAACCGCAGCGCGAGCGGGATCGCTGCTGACGTTGCGGATCCACACGGGCGTGGTGAGCGTGATTCCCGGTGCGAGACGGCCGAGGTCGTCGATCGGATCGAGCGAGCCGTCGGAGACGAATCGGATGCCATCGGCGCTGAGCTGCAGGTTGCCCTCCGCCGCGTCGCGGGAGGCAGCCGCCGAGGACAGAGTCCCCGGCTCGCCGGCTCTCGCGGGCGCCGGAGTGAGAAAGGGAGTGAGAGCCGCGACGGCGACGAGCACGGCGAGCGTCGCCGCCGCAGCGCGCCGACGCCGGGTCCGCACCAGGTCGACGACCAGCAGCGAGATGCCGTACCCGACGATGACGATGCCCACCACCGCGACGATCGCGCCTCGGTCGTGCCCGCCCAGCAGCACACCCGGATACCCGAGGTACGGCACCGCCATGATCACCGTCCCACGAAGTTGCTCACGCTGTACGGGTGGGTCGTCGACGTCGTTGGCGTCGCCCCGGGTCACGAGCAGGCGCTCTCCGCCCGTGCTGCTCGTCGTCCCGACGACCCGGTGCGTGACGACCGCGGGGTCGCCCGAGCGGATCTGGTACGTCACGACGTCGCCGACCCGCACGTCGTCGATCGACGCGGCGCGCACCGCGATCATGGTGCCGGGCGGCATCCCGGGCTGCATGCTCCCGGTGAGCACGGTGTAGGTCTGAGCCCCGAGCAGGTTCGGCATGACGATGGTCAGCAGCGCGAACAGCGAGAGGGCCAGGATGACGACGGTGCCGACGAGGGAACGCACACGCGGCCAGCGGGAGCGCGGGCGGGGGTGGGCCTCGCGCGTGGAGCGTCGGGTCAGGTTCCCTGACACTTCAGCCCTCCGGTCAGCAGACCACCGACGAGGCTCGACAGCACCACGGGCTGTGCGTTGCTGGCCGCGGATTCCCACGCCCCGACGCGGGCTTTGACGGTCACGAGGACCGACCCTCCGGTGAGGAGCGAACCGAGGGTGAGACCGAGGTTCTCGAGCAGGGAGCCCCGCACCTCGAAGAACAGGTTCGTCTGCTGCTGGCTGAGCAAGGTGGTGCTGCTGTTGACGGTGTTCCCGACCCTGACGTCGTAACCGGTCGCGCCCGCGACACTCGCCCATTCGATTCGCGCTGCTCGGGGGTTCGATGTCACGTTCTTGCACTGGGTCACGGGTGCGGCGAGCGAGCCCGTCGACAGCGAGAACGCGGGCGCCGCGGCGGTCGACTGCCAGGCGGCCTCTGCGGGCGGAGCGGTCAGACCCCAGAGGAACGACAGGGCGACGGCGCCGGCGATCACCGACCGGCCCCCCGGCGACAGCCCCGTCACGAGAGCACCTGATCGGCCGTCACCGTCATCGACGGCGAGATGGCGGTGTTCTGCGCGGTGGACGGCGCGTCTGCCCGCAGCGTCACGCGTAGACACAGATCGACCGACTGTCCCGCCCTCAATCCCCCCGCCGGGGTGTACGAACCCCCCGGCGGGATCACGGTGCCACTGCCGCACGCGCCGACGAACACCTGCGTCGTGACCCAGGGGGATTGCGTCGCCGGCGCGGCGCTGAGCCTCCAGCGGAGCGTCGTCCCGCTCCCCGTCGCGGTGACTCGCAGCGTCGCGGTGTCGCTCACGCCGCTCGGGTACAGCGGCTTCCACGCCGACCAGGAACCCACCCACTGCGTCGCGAGGGCCAGGTCACCGGATGCCACGACCCCCGCGGCGAGGGGCACACGGCTCTGCCAGAACGCCTGCGCCGCGGTGGTCCCCCCGCCGAGCACGAGGACCGTCGCCAGCATCGCTCCCCAGCGCAGCCGTCGCGGGACGCCGTCGTCACGCTGCGACATGCCGAGGCCCGTGTCAGGAGGTCGCCTGCGACAGCGCGAACGCCACACCGTTGAGGTCGACGGTGCTGTTGACGCCGTTTCGCTGGTCGGTGGTGGAGCGGAACGTGATGGTGAGGGTGGCGGTCACCGTCTCTTCGGTGTCGCCCGTGATGCGGTAGGTGTTCGGAGTGGTCTCGGTGCCGAGGCCCGGCACCGTCAGGTCCACGTCGAGATAGGCCGCGAGCGCACCCGTGGTGAAGTCGTCGCCGAGGGCCGCCGTGAGGTCCGCGGCGATGGTGTCACCCTCCAGCGTCACGGTCAGCGGTTGCGACAGCGTCAGCACGTCGCCCGGAACCAGTCGCACATCGCCCAGGTCTGCCTCGTCGACGGCCGTGGCCGGCTGCAGTGCGCCCGCCAGGGTCCACGAGCCCGCCCCCAACGTCAGGTCGAGGTCTCCCGACTCCACGGTGCCGGCGCTCAACGCGGTCTCGGTCGACCAGTACGCGTACGTGCCGGCGCCACCGAGCAGGAGGGCGGTGCCGGCGGCGATGGCGAGGATCGCGACGCCTCGAGGGTGGCGCCGAACCGAACGGGTGCGGGTG
This window contains:
- a CDS encoding alternate-type signal peptide domain-containing protein, with translation MSRTVETSPATRTRSVRRHPRGVAILAIAAGTALLLGGAGTYAYWSTETALSAGTVESGDLDLTLGAGSWTLAGALQPATAVDEADLGDVRLVPGDVLTLSQPLTVTLEGDTIAADLTAALGDDFTTGALAAYLDVDLTVPGLGTETTPNTYRITGDTEETVTATLTITFRSTTDQRNGVNSTVDLNGVAFALSQATS
- a CDS encoding Dps family protein, with product MSTVHTPAATTVDSTMASGTAQFLSPVVIGLEALVVNGKQAHWHVRGSNFIGVHELLDTVVAHAQDWADLAAERIVALGLPVDARLSTVAAKAKATEVPAGFAQSDVVIRAVIADIDAVLLDIEAAIEGLDELDMTSQDVAIEIKRGLDKDRWFLFAHLAA
- a CDS encoding FMN-binding negative transcriptional regulator → MRQNPSFAMTDVGEIRRLIDRHPWVTLVGQGDDGLVASHYAVMLDDQRDDLTIVGHVGKPDDAILGLGNRELLVVVQGPHGCVTPRWYGDVPAVPTWNFVSAHLSGIPEILTPDENLRVLESLVERFEGGADDARTLYALPNDATFVERLERGTVGFRLTPTRVTAKRKLSQNKSAEVVETIVAGLSAQHPELAGEMRRAEDARGRA
- a CDS encoding amidohydrolase produces the protein MIGEHVGFVRAVRVAGPGREFLPTSEPVDLVIADGVIADIAPTGNLRPTGVVVDGEGGWLLPGLWDHHVHVLQWALVAERVPLGEVASARDAASIMAFAPESDGRRVGVGFRDGLWPDEPSLALLDAATGDGATYLVNADVHSVWMNSAAFRREGFEPVASGMLREEDAFEISRRLNAMEPDRADDAVERMARAAAARGIVGLVDLDMTWNDEPWQRRVARGFDTLRVSYGTYPQHLDRAIAEGLRTGDRVRGAAHDLVRVGPLKAITDGSLGTRTAACAHHYPGEIGNHGLLTVPPDALVDMMTRATAAGLECAIHAIGDVANAHALDAYARTGAVGTIEHAQLVAHADIPRFARLGVAASVQPEHALDDRDMTDAIWAEQSAQPYPLRALVDSGANVRFGSDAPVASLDPWAAMASAVFRTRDGRDAWHPHQRIDIDTAIAASTAGGSTTPAQISPGALADLVIVGDDPHAADERGLRAMPVRTTLLAGRVTHGA
- a CDS encoding Fpg/Nei family DNA glycosylase; the protein is MPEGHSVHRIARQFDRNIVGRVVAASSPQGRFVEGASVLDGREAVEVRAVAKQMFLRFDGDVWLRVHLGMYGAWDFSGEVALDATIASANGRMGHTNQRGTTFDDAPILDAAGENSLSSIGAPRRARVRMSEQTTGLDEQVEWPPPVVGAVRLRLLTETTCADLRGPTACVLQTPDEVAAAIAKLGPDPLVDDVAEGEERFTATVKKKPTAIGLLLMDQAVVSGIGNVYRAEILFRARQNPHTPGRDVPEEVVRGMWRDWVRLLSIGVETGQMMTMDDLDPGAYRRAMAHRDDRHWVYHRAGLPCRVCGTDIVMEEAAGRKLYWCPRCQA
- a CDS encoding ribose-5-phosphate isomerase, whose product is MRIHIGTDHAGLEFSTQIQHHLAAQGHEVVDHGPLEYDPLDDYPAFCIRAAQAVVRDQADGVDALGVVFGGSGNGEQIAANKVLGVRAALVWNVSTAELAREHNDANVISIGARQHTFDEAASFIDRFIATPFSGEERHARRIGQLAAYEQDGVLLPDPRAARGENTLTDASDSFDPEAG
- a CDS encoding signal peptidase I, which translates into the protein MRSLVGTVVILALSLFALLTIVMPNLLGAQTYTVLTGSMQPGMPPGTMIAVRAASIDDVRVGDVVTYQIRSGDPAVVTHRVVGTTSSTGGERLLVTRGDANDVDDPPVQREQLRGTVIMAVPYLGYPGVLLGGHDRGAIVAVVGIVIVGYGISLLVVDLVRTRRRRAAAATLAVLVAVAALTPFLTPAPARAGEPGTLSSAAASRDAAEGNLQLSADGIRFVSDGSLDPIDDLGRLAPGITLTTPVWIRNVSSDPARAAVRLDLPGADGTRPTLAGALRLAVDDQTVAPGAEWRSAVIPVGGTVRIAIGVRMDAAAGNDMRRAATSATPVVRLSEYVEGADPDSPRSPGDALPRTGRGTDPLAAVALVAAGTVGAGLALATRRREHR